In Dehalococcoidales bacterium, a genomic segment contains:
- a CDS encoding fibronectin type III domain-containing protein, protein MRNNITKMLGIIVTIAMFAGFVITGSPVVAVGNPPSVNGWQSVAMPDLAPGTDVELIEQANDGTIFISTVKHLFKIDPAIDLGGYSDGIPTGNIEFNWFEESLDSNDKSYTFVTITDLEEHLTDLTGVFIFKLTADIKGSGTSAPSTESFSITGNLIADKDTKTVTFEAGGYFYSSDPVFQAAVENKNLKIAINGFTVQENGDISVTDIRITGSDGFNYDRAFDINAVSGVAVVKTIDENTAFEKRYSMYKSTDGYNWEPTNITNKTERITAIKPSANYANDKIVYVAVDNGDNPSNKSNYSGPTGIINKPEQIASASALANYSNSKTSDIAFYTGGTSPVEDGYAVVYRCIEGADSYSPYSAMGLLSTYVTGEVKSEHVISSHVYTLDSYYDGTYVWLLAATNLDVFKIKDDGNTAAWTDMQLSETLGSNYSDEFYGVNVFAAKFAPDYVQSGVIWAIYHDNYGSWRLHNRLGNGFQGGTRGYGIIAHNSKETLWATNITPMIIKDSRNSPLRATAFCDFEFASNYDSDNNPELYAALNFSRVSNHNSTSEQNGVWRIKGGLNDGTVIGSITHVTEDQRMGVGSIEVDGDTIIAGSYDDSIDISQVQISFDNGDNWQGAIRNPLGEGNYPCKVLIGKYGQTKGLVFAATGGLQSGISVSDDNGLHWTQTAFFDDTFILEIRDVSFNPTNSSAIMITYNEDYITNGSVWITDNINSESVSWQRIYCKDFNTDMIFTKTGFAADDSAVVFFDESTLKIWRSEDNCKTFDEIVDLREWNVAVSSWIIPDKDTFYVATWGGFWSTDLKDTLAAEGIGFTSIEMRGNVFIAGDTQGNAYVSTDKGFTWENLVQCDTPDYNVVVAFDAYNDNIFYYVTESGKVGKVTFDGNELLSNVALNDSNGDGVSLLYPNAIAVSADNTLYVAGINGMARLILDQDDNKWEGEITKLFEIEGLQYTASPNAVWTVKDYDKLYVFEDFLSSAPQDVSAIEIESSDNETQTKSIELSWKHIKEDGDTVYRIEWKKASAATWNSITKTVEAGTAFGSNVSIEIDGLSTLTEYMFRVRVADGSPVQSRWSENASLTTSVYVAVPVPISPSHNAVVDNLHPIFTWSVGVNAANYEFQLSKQASFSEIIDSVLISENIYVYQDDNIKYNSEYYWRVRAISSDGTTSKWSVCGPDDAPAAFRTGGALTQVTVFQTVTVTATVYIENQTYKTSTITVTPTIPSFLVTASPSTVVSTYTETVTEPVFTERPVYTVPTTDILVVTPNFQESTVTHITNIFTTKNSTTHYFWPLIIIGLVTITAILLVIRLRTED, encoded by the coding sequence GTGAGAAACAACATAACAAAAATGCTTGGTATTATTGTAACGATTGCTATGTTTGCCGGGTTTGTTATAACCGGATCCCCGGTTGTTGCTGTTGGTAACCCTCCTTCCGTAAATGGTTGGCAGAGTGTTGCGATGCCTGACCTTGCTCCCGGTACCGACGTTGAATTGATAGAGCAAGCCAATGACGGTACCATATTCATTAGCACTGTAAAGCATCTGTTTAAAATTGATCCTGCTATCGATTTAGGGGGATATAGTGACGGAATCCCTACGGGGAATATTGAATTTAATTGGTTTGAAGAATCGCTCGACTCAAATGATAAATCTTACACCTTTGTTACAATAACTGATCTTGAAGAGCATCTGACTGATCTTACCGGAGTTTTTATATTTAAGTTAACTGCGGATATTAAAGGTTCCGGCACGTCTGCCCCAAGTACCGAAAGTTTTTCGATAACCGGTAATCTCATTGCCGATAAAGATACGAAAACAGTAACTTTTGAGGCAGGAGGTTATTTTTATTCCTCTGACCCTGTTTTTCAAGCAGCGGTTGAAAATAAAAATCTAAAAATAGCAATTAACGGTTTTACGGTCCAAGAAAACGGCGATATTTCCGTTACCGATATCAGAATTACGGGAAGCGATGGATTTAACTATGACAGAGCCTTTGATATCAATGCTGTTTCCGGGGTTGCCGTTGTTAAAACGATAGATGAAAACACCGCATTTGAAAAGCGCTATTCAATGTATAAATCAACTGATGGATACAATTGGGAACCCACCAATATCACAAATAAAACCGAACGTATTACTGCCATTAAACCCTCCGCTAATTATGCCAACGATAAAATAGTATATGTTGCGGTTGATAACGGAGATAATCCCTCCAATAAAAGTAATTATTCAGGTCCTACCGGTATTATTAATAAACCCGAACAAATTGCCTCTGCCAGCGCGTTAGCTAATTACTCTAACAGCAAAACTTCCGATATCGCTTTTTATACCGGCGGCACATCTCCGGTTGAAGACGGGTATGCTGTCGTATATCGCTGTATCGAGGGCGCCGATAGTTATTCGCCTTACAGCGCAATGGGGCTTCTTTCAACCTATGTGACCGGAGAAGTAAAATCCGAACATGTTATATCCAGCCATGTTTATACCCTTGACAGTTATTATGACGGAACCTATGTTTGGCTGCTGGCTGCTACCAATCTGGATGTTTTTAAAATAAAAGATGACGGCAATACTGCTGCTTGGACGGATATGCAGCTTTCCGAAACCCTTGGCAGTAATTATTCCGATGAATTCTACGGAGTTAATGTATTTGCGGCAAAGTTTGCTCCCGATTATGTTCAATCAGGCGTTATCTGGGCAATCTACCATGATAATTACGGGTCCTGGCGGCTTCACAATAGGCTTGGCAACGGTTTTCAGGGCGGTACTCGAGGTTACGGTATTATTGCTCACAATTCGAAAGAGACTCTTTGGGCAACTAATATCACTCCGATGATTATCAAGGACAGTAGAAATTCACCTTTGAGAGCCACCGCTTTCTGTGATTTTGAATTCGCCTCTAATTACGATAGCGATAACAACCCTGAACTCTATGCTGCATTGAACTTTAGCAGGGTTTCCAATCATAACAGCACTTCAGAACAGAACGGAGTCTGGAGGATTAAGGGCGGACTCAACGACGGTACCGTTATCGGTAGTATTACTCACGTTACCGAAGACCAAAGGATGGGAGTCGGTAGCATTGAAGTCGACGGAGACACAATTATCGCCGGCAGCTATGATGATTCCATTGACATATCTCAGGTACAGATAAGTTTTGATAACGGGGACAATTGGCAGGGGGCGATAAGAAACCCGCTTGGAGAGGGCAATTACCCCTGTAAGGTACTAATCGGTAAATACGGTCAGACCAAGGGATTGGTCTTTGCTGCTACCGGCGGCTTACAAAGCGGCATTTCCGTTTCAGATGATAACGGATTACACTGGACACAAACCGCTTTTTTTGATGATACATTTATCCTTGAAATAAGAGATGTTTCTTTTAATCCTACAAATTCCTCGGCAATCATGATTACGTATAATGAGGATTATATTACTAACGGCAGTGTTTGGATAACCGATAACATTAACTCGGAATCGGTTAGCTGGCAGAGGATTTACTGTAAAGACTTCAATACCGATATGATTTTTACCAAGACCGGCTTCGCCGCTGACGATTCGGCGGTTGTGTTTTTTGATGAATCCACCTTGAAAATATGGCGTTCGGAAGACAATTGCAAAACATTCGATGAAATAGTGGATTTACGTGAATGGAACGTTGCTGTCAGTTCGTGGATAATTCCCGATAAAGATACCTTTTATGTCGCAACTTGGGGAGGGTTTTGGAGTACAGACCTTAAAGACACTTTGGCAGCGGAAGGTATAGGGTTTACTTCAATTGAAATGAGAGGAAATGTGTTTATTGCCGGTGATACCCAAGGTAATGCCTACGTCTCAACTGATAAAGGGTTTACATGGGAAAATCTCGTTCAATGCGATACTCCTGATTACAATGTTGTCGTCGCCTTTGATGCATATAACGATAATATATTTTACTACGTAACCGAGAGTGGCAAAGTAGGCAAGGTAACTTTTGACGGCAATGAACTGCTATCTAACGTTGCGCTTAACGACAGTAACGGAGATGGTGTCTCCTTATTGTATCCGAATGCCATTGCTGTTTCTGCCGATAATACGCTTTACGTAGCCGGTATCAACGGCATGGCTCGCTTAATATTGGATCAAGATGATAATAAATGGGAAGGTGAGATTACCAAGCTTTTCGAAATAGAAGGTTTGCAATATACTGCTAGTCCTAATGCCGTATGGACCGTTAAAGACTATGACAAGCTTTACGTTTTTGAAGATTTCTTAAGCAGCGCTCCTCAGGATGTCAGTGCCATTGAAATTGAATCGAGTGATAACGAAACGCAAACCAAGAGCATTGAGCTTTCGTGGAAGCACATAAAAGAAGACGGCGACACCGTATATCGTATTGAATGGAAAAAAGCCTCTGCCGCAACGTGGAATTCAATTACTAAAACTGTTGAAGCCGGTACGGCATTTGGGAGTAATGTAAGTATCGAAATTGACGGGCTATCAACCCTTACGGAGTATATGTTTAGGGTGCGCGTTGCCGACGGGAGCCCTGTTCAAAGCCGCTGGTCCGAAAATGCCAGCTTAACCACTTCCGTTTATGTTGCGGTTCCGGTGCCTATCAGCCCGTCTCATAACGCGGTGGTTGATAATCTGCATCCGATATTTACATGGTCGGTAGGAGTTAATGCCGCCAATTACGAATTCCAATTAAGCAAACAAGCTTCTTTTAGCGAGATTATTGATTCGGTCTTAATTTCTGAAAATATTTATGTTTATCAGGATGATAATATTAAGTACAATTCCGAATATTATTGGAGGGTACGGGCAATTTCTTCCGATGGTACGACCAGTAAATGGTCCGTATGTGGGCCGGACGATGCACCGGCTGCCTTTAGGACCGGGGGTGCCCTTACTCAGGTAACGGTTTTTCAGACGGTAACCGTTACGGCTACGGTTTATATTGAAAACCAAACCTATAAGACATCGACAATAACTGTAACGCCGACTATTCCAAGTTTTCTTGTAACGGCTTCACCGTCTACGGTAGTATCGACCTACACCGAAACAGTTACCGAGCCTGTTTTTACAGAACGTCCGGTTTATACCGTACCGACAACGGATATTTTAGTTGTGACTCCTAATTTCCAAGAGAGTACGGTAACCCACATTACCAACATATTCACAACTAAAAATAGTACGACGCATTACTTTTGGCCTCTGATTATAATTGGACTTGTGACTATTACGGCGATTCTGCTGGTAATCAGATTGCGTACAGAAGATTAG